Proteins from a single region of Bacteroidales bacterium:
- the hemW gene encoding radical SAM family heme chaperone HemW, translated as MQGIYIHIPFCRKACRYCDFFFTVSLQYLDRFVEALVQEIQQKGEANPGRTLETLYLGGGTPSLLSPVQLEKIVDTIGRYFTFVKDPEWTMECNPDDLDQITLNRLYQMGFNRLSIGIQSFHQKDLEIMRRSHHAGQAEEAVKRAAGCGFKNLTMDLIYGVPGLSTAGWEDNISRALSLPVNHLSAYHLSFEPGTVFDHWRKNGKLIPVPEEESVIQYRILRESLLSAEFEHYELSSFGRSGYFSKHNMLYWSGRPYLGLGPSAHSYDGERRSWNTSSLKEYMERVFSGGKKDETEHLTGTEKYHDYLITSLRTKWGADPVHLELVFGLEYRLHFEQQAQAFLRSGSMIKTDGKVAIDPDQWLITDHILRKLFMD; from the coding sequence ATGCAAGGGATTTATATCCATATACCCTTTTGCCGGAAAGCCTGCAGGTATTGTGACTTCTTTTTTACGGTGAGCCTGCAGTACCTGGACCGCTTTGTAGAAGCCCTGGTGCAAGAGATCCAACAAAAGGGAGAAGCAAATCCGGGCCGCACCCTGGAAACACTCTACCTCGGCGGAGGAACTCCATCGCTCTTGTCGCCTGTTCAGCTGGAAAAAATTGTGGATACCATTGGCAGGTACTTTACTTTTGTGAAGGATCCGGAATGGACCATGGAATGTAATCCGGATGATCTGGATCAGATTACCTTAAACAGGTTGTACCAGATGGGTTTTAACCGCCTGAGTATTGGAATCCAGTCGTTTCACCAGAAAGATCTGGAGATCATGCGGCGCTCCCATCATGCCGGGCAGGCCGAAGAAGCGGTCAAACGGGCTGCCGGTTGCGGATTTAAAAACCTGACCATGGATCTGATCTATGGAGTTCCGGGTCTGTCCACCGCCGGGTGGGAAGACAATATTTCACGGGCACTCTCTTTACCTGTAAACCATCTTTCCGCCTACCACCTGAGTTTTGAGCCGGGTACTGTATTCGATCACTGGAGGAAGAATGGAAAACTGATCCCGGTGCCTGAGGAGGAAAGTGTAATACAGTACAGGATTCTGAGAGAAAGTCTGCTTTCTGCAGAATTTGAACATTATGAGCTTTCCAGCTTTGGCAGAAGCGGATACTTTTCGAAACACAACATGCTCTACTGGTCGGGACGGCCCTACCTGGGGCTTGGTCCCTCGGCTCACTCCTATGATGGTGAGCGGCGGAGCTGGAACACCTCCTCCTTAAAAGAATACATGGAGCGTGTTTTTTCCGGAGGCAAAAAGGACGAGACAGAACATCTGACAGGGACTGAAAAATATCACGATTATTTGATTACTTCACTGAGAACCAAATGGGGGGCCGATCCCGTTCACCTTGAACTAGTTTTTGGTCTGGAGTACAGGCTGCATTTTGAACAGCAGGCTCAGGCTTTTCTTCGTTCAGGAAGCATGATAAAAACAGACGGAAAAGTGGCCATTGATCCGGATCAGTGGCTGATAACTGATCATATACTGCGGAAGCTGTTTATGGACTAA
- a CDS encoding glycosyltransferase family 4 protein: MHIGVIIGRIGGVDGVALETEKWIEVLKSMGHKVFTLSGQYQERPMNPDTETLVPEMSFFSPESFWSQKKAFFYPETNPEELIEHLNLYSKVIYKKIIRWIQEQHIELLISENASALPSHLEMGMAINKAVHKTGIPTITHDHDFAWERGDRYLSPHREINDFISDVFPLRAPNSVHAVINSHAANTLQERFGREAIIVPNVMNFDQPFGLHTKKNENLAEHLGFRKTDIFLFQITRIVRRKGIETAIRLIHELNDKKIKLIITGNYADDAGSAYYNELVNLIHELKLGEQFGFAFHLFHNKGLSNGAGELRFSLSDAYAKATACTYFSTYEGFGNAFVEAVLARRPVFVNNYKPVYLPDIGSKGFKTVMIENGELTREAVGEMAEIIYNPTLAEEIADYNFKLGKKEFSYDTLRGKLNRLIRRALVSAES, from the coding sequence ATGCATATTGGTGTTATCATCGGGCGAATTGGTGGCGTGGATGGTGTCGCTCTGGAAACGGAAAAATGGATCGAGGTCCTGAAAAGCATGGGCCACAAGGTTTTTACTCTTTCCGGACAGTACCAGGAACGCCCTATGAACCCGGATACTGAAACGCTGGTTCCTGAAATGTCCTTCTTCTCTCCCGAAAGTTTCTGGAGTCAGAAAAAAGCTTTCTTCTATCCTGAAACCAATCCGGAAGAGCTCATCGAGCACCTGAATCTTTATTCAAAGGTGATCTATAAAAAAATTATTCGCTGGATACAGGAACAACATATCGAATTGCTCATTTCTGAAAATGCTTCTGCTCTTCCCTCCCACCTGGAGATGGGAATGGCCATCAATAAAGCGGTGCATAAAACCGGGATACCTACCATTACTCACGATCATGATTTTGCCTGGGAGCGTGGCGACAGGTACTTATCGCCACACAGGGAAATTAATGATTTTATTTCGGATGTATTTCCTCTCAGAGCTCCCAATTCGGTCCATGCAGTAATTAACAGTCATGCTGCCAATACTTTGCAGGAGCGTTTTGGGCGTGAAGCAATCATCGTGCCGAATGTGATGAATTTTGATCAGCCTTTCGGGCTGCATACAAAGAAAAATGAGAACCTGGCCGAACATCTGGGATTTAGGAAAACAGATATTTTCCTGTTTCAGATTACCCGTATTGTCAGGCGCAAGGGGATTGAGACTGCCATTCGCCTCATCCATGAACTGAATGACAAAAAAATCAAGTTGATCATTACCGGCAATTACGCAGATGATGCAGGAAGTGCCTATTACAACGAACTGGTAAACCTGATACACGAACTTAAGCTGGGTGAACAATTTGGTTTTGCCTTCCACCTGTTTCATAACAAAGGTCTCTCCAATGGAGCCGGAGAGCTGCGCTTTTCTCTCTCCGACGCCTATGCCAAGGCCACTGCCTGTACCTATTTCAGTACTTATGAGGGTTTTGGGAATGCCTTTGTGGAAGCTGTTTTAGCCAGACGACCTGTTTTTGTAAACAACTACAAACCGGTTTATCTGCCCGATATTGGTAGTAAGGGTTTTAAAACTGTTATGATTGAGAATGGAGAACTTACCCGTGAAGCCGTCGGTGAAATGGCGGAAATAATCTACAATCCCACCCTTGCCGAAGAAATTGCTGATTATAATTTCAAGCTGGGTAAGAAAGAGTTCAGTTATGACACTCTCAGGGGAAAACTTAACCGGCTGATCCGAAGGGCCCTGGTATCTGCAGAATCTTAG
- a CDS encoding LuxR C-terminal-related transcriptional regulator — translation MRISSFILVVDSYLLRKGVVSMLNRIQGIRVLKEFGSSDPFPAFLENHSVDFMIISQTAFTMWTDLFISKPELLEKTILLEEPHTEEPSTKKHVQGVPASIHLLENKESLIAKIRGLIDQGGDGEDGIHSMKLSSREITIVRLVSTGLTNRQIAEKLFLSAHTVMTHRKNITSKLGIKSVSGLTVYAIVNNIITIEEVSSLPAK, via the coding sequence ATGAGGATTTCAAGTTTCATACTGGTTGTTGATTCTTACCTGCTTCGAAAAGGAGTGGTCTCTATGCTGAACCGGATTCAGGGGATCAGAGTACTGAAAGAGTTTGGCTCATCTGATCCTTTCCCGGCCTTTCTGGAGAATCACTCCGTGGACTTTATGATTATCTCCCAGACTGCTTTTACGATGTGGACCGATCTTTTTATTTCAAAACCTGAATTACTCGAAAAAACCATTTTGCTGGAAGAGCCCCACACAGAGGAGCCTTCTACAAAAAAGCATGTACAGGGAGTTCCGGCTTCCATCCATCTCCTGGAGAATAAAGAGAGTTTGATCGCAAAAATCCGGGGACTTATCGACCAGGGAGGGGACGGGGAAGACGGGATTCATTCCATGAAACTGTCGTCACGCGAAATAACCATTGTCAGGCTGGTCTCCACGGGGCTCACAAACCGGCAAATCGCTGAAAAGCTGTTTCTGTCTGCCCATACCGTTATGACCCACCGGAAAAATATTACCAGCAAACTGGGTATTAAATCTGTCTCCGGACTAACTGTCTATGCCATTGTGAATAACATTATCACCATCGAAGAGGTAAGCTCCTTACCTGCTAAGTAA
- a CDS encoding cation diffusion facilitator family transporter, translated as MKREQQIIRASWWAITGNALLAFLKLAAGLISGSFAVIADGIDSVSDIVSSLVVLVAARIIARPPNIKFPYGYKKADTVATKVLSFLIFFAGVQLAYSTVQLLVAGESMEIPGKLALWVTLISIGGKFILSLVLFRTGRKVESSMLEANARNMRNDILLSLSVLISLIFTLVLEEPLIDRIIALLISIFIMYEGFRIFMKSNIDLMDGIDNTELYKRLFESIHMVKGAHNPHRVRARKIGHYYMVNLDIEVNPELSVKEAHDIAKKVENSIKSNLRNIYDIMVHVEPLGNQEEDEKYGITETEIEKEKKQR; from the coding sequence ATGAAAAGAGAACAACAGATCATCCGAGCTTCCTGGTGGGCCATAACCGGTAACGCCCTGCTGGCTTTTTTGAAACTGGCGGCTGGTTTAATTTCAGGCAGTTTTGCTGTGATTGCCGATGGCATCGATTCGGTCTCTGATATTGTTTCTTCGCTGGTGGTGCTGGTCGCTGCCCGGATTATCGCCAGGCCCCCCAATATCAAATTTCCCTACGGGTATAAAAAAGCCGATACGGTAGCTACCAAGGTGCTTTCCTTTTTGATCTTTTTTGCCGGCGTACAGCTGGCCTACTCCACCGTACAGTTGCTTGTGGCTGGCGAGAGCATGGAAATCCCGGGTAAACTGGCGCTCTGGGTAACCCTGATCTCCATCGGTGGAAAATTTATTCTCTCTCTCGTCCTGTTCAGAACAGGCAGAAAGGTGGAGAGCAGCATGCTGGAGGCCAATGCCCGAAATATGAGAAATGATATCTTGCTTTCTTTAAGTGTTCTCATCAGCCTGATCTTTACCCTGGTTCTGGAAGAACCCCTGATCGACCGTATCATCGCTCTTTTAATCAGTATTTTCATTATGTACGAAGGATTCCGGATCTTTATGAAATCCAATATTGATCTGATGGACGGCATCGACAATACAGAACTCTATAAGCGTCTCTTCGAATCCATTCATATGGTAAAGGGGGCCCATAATCCTCACCGGGTCAGGGCCCGTAAAATCGGACATTACTATATGGTAAACCTCGACATTGAAGTGAATCCTGAACTGTCGGTCAAAGAGGCGCATGATATTGCTAAAAAAGTGGAAAATAGTATTAAATCAAATCTCCGGAATATTTATGACATCATGGTTCATGTTGAGCCCCTGGGCAACCAGGAGGAAGATGAAAAATACGGAATTACGGAAACGGAGATTGAAAAAGAAAAAAAACAGAGATGA
- a CDS encoding cation diffusion facilitator family transporter — protein MAEKKHKRRRTHQHHQPVNEKNLLAATVLNLVISIVEIAGGFLSGSLALLSDALHNLSDAFATFIAYLATIIGKREANQKKTFGYKRLEIMAALINAVILIVMSVFLIKEAWHRWQNPGVINSMIMLVVGMIGLLANLYAVLILRKDAGKSINVKAAYIHLIGDSLSSVVVIIGGGLIQVFEITWIDPVITVLISIYIIRSGLIILKESVRILMQSAPEHLDLPAIKNMVELVPEVLNIHHIHAWMLTDSEVHLEAHVELNVDLKLSRVNHLRHKIEQLLRDDFGIGHITLQIEYKSEHDPHFIHHTVKR, from the coding sequence ATGGCCGAAAAAAAGCATAAACGCAGACGCACTCACCAGCATCACCAGCCGGTGAATGAAAAAAACCTGCTGGCCGCAACAGTTCTGAACCTGGTAATCAGTATTGTAGAGATAGCCGGAGGCTTTCTCTCAGGCAGCCTGGCGCTTCTTTCAGATGCCCTTCATAATCTAAGCGATGCCTTTGCCACCTTTATAGCCTACCTGGCTACCATCATTGGTAAGCGTGAAGCCAATCAAAAGAAGACTTTCGGCTACAAACGACTGGAAATTATGGCCGCACTGATCAATGCGGTTATCCTTATAGTCATGAGCGTTTTCCTGATCAAAGAAGCTTGGCACAGGTGGCAGAATCCGGGCGTCATTAACTCCATGATCATGCTGGTGGTGGGAATGATTGGCCTTTTGGCCAATCTCTATGCGGTCCTTATCCTTAGAAAAGACGCAGGAAAAAGCATCAATGTAAAGGCCGCCTACATCCACCTGATCGGCGACAGCCTCTCCTCCGTGGTGGTGATCATCGGGGGGGGCCTGATACAGGTTTTTGAAATCACATGGATCGATCCTGTGATCACGGTCCTGATTTCCATATATATCATAAGGTCGGGACTGATAATTCTTAAAGAGTCGGTCCGTATCTTGATGCAATCGGCTCCTGAACACCTGGATCTTCCGGCTATCAAAAATATGGTCGAACTGGTGCCCGAGGTCTTGAATATTCACCATATACACGCCTGGATGCTTACCGACAGCGAGGTTCATCTGGAGGCTCATGTAGAGCTGAATGTCGATCTTAAACTGAGTCGTGTGAATCACCTGAGGCACAAAATCGAGCAGCTTCTCAGAGATGATTTCGGTATCGGGCACATCACCCTTCAGATAGAATATAAATCAGAACATGATCCTCATTTCATTCATCATACCGTGAAGAGATGA